The following coding sequences lie in one Epinephelus moara isolate mb chromosome 17, YSFRI_EMoa_1.0, whole genome shotgun sequence genomic window:
- the lrch4 gene encoding leucine-rich repeat and calponin homology domain-containing protein 4 isoform X1 yields MAAGDGAQLPATVAASRSVEKALEEAAASGALNLSNRKLKEFPRSARNYDLSDITHADLSKNRLCELPEELCQFISLETLSLYHNGMRSLSSNLGNLQALTYLNLSRNLLSSLPPSVFQLPLLRVLIVSNNKLCSLPASIYSLTHLRQLDVSCNELQGLPAELGQLECLRDLNLRRNQLTTLPEEISELPLVRLDVSCNRISHVPLCYRHLRHLQSIALDNNPLQMPPAQICSKGKYHIFKYLNMEACKRSQEELERHLRPTGFNSCLSEQELFTGQFGGLDSGFNSVDSGSKRWSGNESADDFSERSLRMAEVSRDQRNLEEEEEEEEDRSMEANKVNGEAEHVDFIDSSVTEEEEEEIRTDPPTPPLTATLLEQKESSSPSQTQDSTVCRTSLHVEVCPPSSASSSPLSPSSPTLEERRRPGTLFIWQERERLQQQREKASLLKSSTKTGSHVATAPQTGSSSAGGSPENSNSHSGLRQRCASADQMSTVPHSTLLQRSSSRTDVPSSPKTSPPPGQAQKPNSFLFRTSSRSNVKPTGITFTLGDSGRSESRTMLRSPKEERPDIIQLRKTLESRLKITLPEDLGEALSNGTILCQLVNQIRQRSVSIIHIPSPAVPKLSSAKCRLNVENFIAACRKLGVPETDMCVSSDVLLCKLPAVLRCVTAVLATEEGETAEDQSPRHSSPSSSSSSASSSSSSLLSTDFLLFYCVAMALLYVLYCYLLT; encoded by the exons ATCTGTCTAAGAACCGCCTGTGTGAGCTGCCGGAGGAGCTGTGTCAGTTCATCTCTCTGGAGACTCTGAGCCTTTACCACAATGGGATGCGTTCACTGTCCTCCAACCTGGGCAACCTCCAGGCCCTCACCTACCTCAACCTCAG TCGTAATCTTCTGTCCAGTTTACCCCCGTCGGTGTTTCAGCTTCCTCTCCTGCGAGTGCTCATAGTCAGCAACAACAAGCTGTGTTCACTGCCTGCCTCCATATACTCCCTCACACACCTCCGACAGCTG GATGTCAGCTGTAATGAGCTGCAGGGTTTGCCAGCAGAGCTCGGCCAACTGGAGTGTCTGAGGGACTTAAACCTGAGAAGGAACCAGCTCACCACTTTGCCTGAAG AAATATCCGAGCTTCCCCTGGTCCGGCTCGATGTCTCCTGCAACCGCATTTCCCATGTGCCCCTGTGCTACCGCCACCTCAGGCATCTCCAGAGCATCGCGCTGGACAACAACCCGCTGCAAATGCCGCCTGCGCAGATCTGCTCCAAGGGCAAATACCACATCTTTAAGTACCTCAACATGGAGGCCTGCAAGAGGagccaggaggagctggagagacaTCTGAGGCCCACTGGATTCAACAGCTG TCTGTCAGAACAGGAGCTGTTCACGGGTCAGTTTGGAGGACTGGATTCTGGCTTCAACAGTGTGGACAGCGGCAGCAAACGGTGGTCTGGAAATGAG tCAGCAGATGACTTCTCTGAGCGTTCCCTTCGCATGGCTGAGGTCAGCAGAGACCAGAGgaacctggaggaggaggaagaggaagaggaggatagATCTATGGAAGCTAACAAAG TGAATGGGGAGGCTGAACATGTGGACTTCATTGACAGCAGTgtgacagaggaagaggaggaggagatcagGACCGATCCACCCACACCCCCTCTCACAGCAACTCTTCTG GAGCAGAAGGAGAGCTCTTCACCGTCCCAAACCCAGGACTCAACAGTATGCAG GACCAGCCTCCATGTAGAGGTGTGCCCCCCATCAtcagcctcctcctctcccctgtcGCCCTCCAGCCCCAccctggaggagaggaggaggccagGCACCCTGTTCATCTGGCAGGAGAGAGAGcgtctgcagcagcagagagaaaaggcCAG TTTGCTGAAGTCATCCACCAAAACAGGAAGTCATGTGGCCACTGcaccacagacaggaagtagcTCAGC TGGTGGTTCTCCAGAGAACAGCAACTCTCATTCAGGCCTTCGGCAGCGATGTGCA agtGCTGATCAGATGAGCACAGTGCCTCATTCAACACTGCTACAACGCTCCAGCAGCAGAACAG ATGTCCCATCTTCCCCAAAGACTTCCCCTCCACCCGGTCAGGCCCAGAAACCCAACAGTTTCCTGTTCCGCACCTCATCCCGCAGCAATGTCAAACCTACAG GGATAACCTTTACTCTTGGGGATTCTGGCAGAAGTGAGTCTCGCACAATGCTGCGTTCTCCTAAAGAGGAGAGACCAGACATCATACAACTACGCAAG ACTCTGGAGTCTCGGCTGAAGATCACTCTACCGGAGGATCTGGGTGAGGCCTTATCAAACGGCACAATCCTCTGCCAGCTGGTCAATCAGATTCGACAACGCTCCGTGTCAATCATCCACATTCCTTCCCCAGCAGTG CCAAAACTGAGCTCAGCTAAGTGTCGACTCAACGTGGAAAACTTCATTGCTGCTTGTCGCAAGCTGGGAGTCCCTGAG ACGGACATGTGTGTGAGCTCTGATGTGCTTCTGTGTAAGCTGCCCGCTGTGCTGCGCTGTGTGACGGCCGTGCTGGCCACTGAGGAGGGGGAGACGGCGGAGGACCAGTCCCCTCGCCACTCCTCACCTTCGTCGTCATCGTcgtcagcctcctcctcctcttcctcgctgCTGTCCACAGACTTCCTGCTCTTCTACTGTGTGGCCATGGCCCTTCTCTACGTCCTCTACTGCTACCTGCTCACCTAG